A section of the Procambarus clarkii isolate CNS0578487 chromosome 68, FALCON_Pclarkii_2.0, whole genome shotgun sequence genome encodes:
- the LOC138355651 gene encoding WAG22 antigen-like — protein MTEGTTGGAMTEGLTTTWAEGTTGGAMTEGLTTWAEGTTGGAMTEGTTGGAMTEGLTTWAEGTTGGAMTEGTTGGAMTEGTTGGAMTEGTTGGAMTEGLTTTCQV, from the coding sequence ATGACAGAGGGCACCACTGGAGGAGCCATGACAGAGGGGCTCACAACAACATGGGCAGAGGGCACCACTGGAGGAGCCATGACAGAGGGTCTCACAACATGGGCAGAGGGCACCACTGGAGGAGCCATGACAGAGGGCACCACTGGAGGAGCCATGACAGAGGGTCTCACAACATGGGCAGAGGGCACCACTGGAGGAGCCATGACAGAGGGCACCACTGGAGGAGCCATGACAGAGGGCACCACTGGAGGAGCCATGACAGAGGGCACCACTGGAGGAGCCATGACAGAGGGGCTCACAACAACATGTCAGGTCTAA